From the Streptococcus sp. 29887 genome, one window contains:
- a CDS encoding manganese-dependent inorganic pyrophosphatase, producing MSKFLVFGHQNPDTDAIASSYGWAHLEREVFGRDAEAVALGTPNEETAFALDYFGVTAPRVVESAKAEGVSQVILTDHNEFQQSIADIKEVEVAAVIDHHRVANFETANPLYMRLEPVGSASSIVYRAFKENGVTPPKEVAGLLLSGLISDTLLLKSPTTHATDPQVAAELAEIAGVNLEEYGLALLKAGTNLASKSAEELIDIDAKTFGLNGNDVRVAQVNTVDIAEVLERQAEIEAAMTAASAANGYSDFVLMITDIVNSNSEILALGSNMDKVEAAFNFKLENNHAFLAGTVSRKKQVVPQLTEAFNA from the coding sequence ATGTCTAAATTTTTAGTTTTTGGTCACCAAAATCCTGATACAGATGCCATTGCGTCTTCATACGGCTGGGCTCACTTGGAGCGTGAAGTGTTTGGTCGTGATGCGGAAGCAGTTGCACTTGGAACGCCAAATGAAGAAACAGCGTTTGCGCTTGACTATTTTGGTGTTACTGCACCGCGCGTGGTTGAGTCTGCAAAAGCAGAAGGTGTTAGTCAAGTCATCTTGACAGACCATAATGAATTCCAACAATCAATCGCAGACATCAAGGAAGTGGAAGTGGCAGCTGTTATTGACCACCACCGTGTTGCAAACTTTGAAACTGCAAACCCATTGTACATGCGTTTGGAGCCAGTAGGTTCAGCATCATCAATCGTTTATCGTGCCTTCAAAGAAAACGGAGTAACACCTCCAAAAGAAGTAGCTGGACTTCTCCTATCAGGTTTGATTTCAGACACCCTCTTGCTCAAATCACCAACCACTCACGCAACAGATCCACAAGTAGCAGCTGAATTGGCAGAAATTGCTGGTGTGAACTTGGAAGAATACGGCTTGGCTCTTTTGAAAGCAGGAACCAACCTTGCCAGCAAGTCAGCAGAAGAATTGATTGACATCGATGCCAAAACCTTTGGTTTGAACGGCAATGACGTCCGTGTAGCTCAAGTCAACACAGTGGATATTGCAGAAGTCTTGGAACGCCAAGCAGAAATCGAAGCAGCTATGACAGCAGCATCAGCAGCAAATGGCTACTCTGACTTTGTTTTGATGATTACAGACATCGTTAACTCAAACTCTGAAATCCTTGCGCTTGGTAGCAACATGGATAAGGTGGAAGCGGCCTTCAACTTCAAGTTGGAAAACAACCATGCCTTCCTAGCAGGTACAGTTTCACGTAAGAAACAGGTTGTACCGCAATTAACAGAAGCATTTAACGCATAA
- a CDS encoding DUF3270 domain-containing protein encodes MALRHYQSQEYQYEEYIPKEKNTTVQAYQVKNAKKERINELLFFVNIVLFSLITVIASYIYLALDIPVFLALALASATGLIGFRLVQVGLKKRISNKVKK; translated from the coding sequence ATGGCATTAAGACACTATCAGTCCCAAGAATACCAGTACGAAGAGTATATCCCGAAAGAGAAAAACACAACTGTTCAAGCCTATCAGGTAAAAAATGCAAAAAAAGAACGCATCAATGAACTCTTGTTCTTTGTGAATATTGTTCTATTTAGCCTAATTACAGTTATTGCTAGCTATATCTATCTAGCTTTAGATATCCCTGTTTTTCTTGCCCTCGCATTAGCAAGTGCTACAGGCCTCATCGGTTTTCGTTTGGTTCAAGTTGGACTTAAAAAAAGAATATCGAACAAAGTAAAAAAATAG